A single genomic interval of Lewinellaceae bacterium harbors:
- a CDS encoding T9SS type A sorting domain-containing protein, translating into MNHLYKSIIACILVITGGLLASSFTADHSGEKLRSSYYPDNFVATILDSQVFNYTGGVQNFIVPPGITSVTIKAWGGSGQPMTVEQYSPSVGGLGGYATGVLAVNPGDNLIVYVGGSGANGIGGFNGGAVGGYGTPSDGLAGFAGSGGGASDIRTGAGALADRIIVAGGGGGGGRDYVNGTCQPCGTGGNGGGGGGLIGENGADPADPSYGYYFNPGSGGKGGTQIGGGAGGDGPQGPDGIPGTSGSGGVGIDGSYSMASGGGGGGYFGGGSGAGAMIGSGVAGGGGAGGSSYIGGVTAGITQPGVRSGDGLVTILWDVDAPDASAGVSCQDHVNVSLNTTCAREVTPNEVLTSASAACVSCYTLELFMPNTTVPVPGSILTNEHIGATLTYVVRNIYSGAKCWGTIRLEDKLGPQIQCVNDTISCLQMSEREDLVVLTDECMVYPPSEEILEKQWTDLGCDDRTFIGYLSRKVRATDVWGNFNECRDTLFVRKETIDSLVCGPDTLIECTTEVVRNGKTVELLWNTGKNGDTYLDAEGYAHPWPTNGYGYFPAPYLKSTQPGQDPGYLLPLHTDAGPDFTNTGKCQIVFDYEDHIVPTCGKSYKIRRTWHVYDWCGHRDTTCVQWFKITDTTAPVIESKYLYAMGNECPDVPRVLLDKSASLEALTACAILEAEVDPHDCKATVILPDPRAWVLKDCDDVLDVYYEIEYVDPTHPGKVLLESGNIAEGETAHVYLPAGWHNVVYHIRDRCWNETLLLQGISVYDNTPPTPVCDEITQVTLDPEKCWARVYAKDLDDGSHDNCCDQLHFAVANMDSVIYWRNYWQSYFSSCLGASEYQAQKDELNTFIEEWINVFVFDDYIDVSECGREQLVLRVYEACDLPLYDPHTFYGGEHEWYWYNHSVLFVMHYLWRLDEYIHYGDPRFNFTCVESTNGTDIGTDLPLGAVLHLYQHIYVTPELTNSGYSECATSGLPSSTILGYYFPKLEQAHAGTEMSLCTWTISTDAAKADWTSRVYEPYRTEAEITARLNLTTLFYTPVRYNDCMIEVIKDDKTPPVVVAPEDVTVYCDGVPYWWELTKPYAGGTKTATVKGHGASFTHDVCEGEDALATYCADPYIYPIGINTSDAPVEVTQVCCVEIPWDGGDFGYYGGSVCGEYSYAGGVNCDEYSYWYHDHNWQPIYCRLWLMLDKYDNPDGGHPNPQSYFDETAEDWVITDNCWAPETEVEYSGSLNECGVGTLTKTVTATDKCGNTAYDTQTLYVKPRSDFEVIFPADVVMNCTDPGSLAADRTGAGYPEISDDDCELIGVTYSDERYDVTEGCYKILRTWKLIDWCVYSPDLHSRYPDVIVDDRLVASESRCCIHRNLKDDGDGYMTYLQVIKVVDDEAPVIVCNELEETCILDNNCDAATVRYELLASGTDNCAAADEIQYRYTVLAGETTPIAYGQGHELTAELAVGTYGVWLVGKDRCGNEDSCYTTFTIRDCKNPTPYCYHGIATVVMSPSGEVEVWATDFDAGSYDNCTTADNLILSFTEDGETPSITFTCADIPDGRSQEIEVEIWVIDESGNKDFCTTTLLLQDNTGNACQDSSPLTESGSGVASPGQKVKGEGIRTPELYQNTPNPFSGETKIGFWLPESMTATLKIMDVTGKELYRVTGSYSGGNHLITLEAGSIPEVKGVLFYQLETEKGVLNKRMVKVN; encoded by the coding sequence ATGAACCATCTTTACAAGAGCATTATTGCCTGTATTTTAGTGATTACAGGCGGTTTACTTGCTTCATCCTTTACAGCAGATCACTCTGGTGAAAAGCTACGCTCAAGCTATTATCCCGATAATTTTGTTGCAACAATTCTTGATTCCCAGGTATTCAATTATACCGGCGGAGTACAGAATTTTATTGTACCACCCGGGATAACTTCTGTGACCATCAAGGCATGGGGAGGATCTGGCCAGCCTATGACCGTAGAGCAATATTCACCCAGCGTCGGTGGATTGGGAGGATATGCTACCGGAGTGCTGGCTGTCAACCCCGGAGATAATTTAATAGTTTATGTAGGTGGTTCAGGTGCTAATGGTATAGGTGGATTCAATGGAGGCGCAGTGGGTGGTTATGGCACTCCATCCGATGGATTAGCTGGCTTTGCGGGCAGTGGAGGTGGTGCGTCTGACATAAGGACCGGTGCCGGTGCTTTGGCGGACCGGATTATTGTGGCTGGCGGCGGCGGCGGTGGTGGCCGCGATTATGTCAATGGCACTTGCCAGCCTTGTGGAACAGGTGGAAATGGAGGCGGCGGCGGTGGACTGATCGGTGAAAACGGTGCCGACCCGGCCGACCCCTCTTACGGTTATTATTTTAATCCCGGTTCTGGTGGCAAAGGAGGGACTCAGATCGGGGGTGGAGCTGGTGGTGATGGTCCCCAAGGGCCGGATGGTATTCCCGGTACCAGTGGCTCTGGTGGAGTAGGTATTGATGGGAGTTATAGCATGGCTAGCGGCGGTGGAGGAGGTGGATATTTTGGAGGCGGCTCCGGTGCAGGTGCAATGATAGGGTCTGGTGTGGCAGGCGGTGGTGGAGCAGGAGGTTCTTCTTATATTGGAGGCGTAACTGCAGGAATTACCCAACCCGGTGTTCGTTCAGGAGATGGGTTGGTGACCATATTGTGGGATGTGGATGCACCCGATGCTTCTGCAGGAGTTTCGTGCCAGGATCACGTCAATGTAAGTTTGAATACGACTTGTGCTCGGGAGGTTACTCCAAATGAGGTGCTGACTAGTGCCAGTGCCGCCTGTGTAAGTTGCTATACCCTTGAATTATTCATGCCAAATACAACGGTCCCGGTACCCGGGTCCATACTAACCAACGAACATATTGGAGCTACTTTAACGTATGTAGTTCGCAACATCTATTCAGGAGCGAAATGCTGGGGAACCATTCGATTGGAAGACAAACTTGGACCGCAGATTCAGTGTGTCAACGATACCATCAGCTGTTTGCAGATGAGTGAACGGGAAGACTTGGTCGTATTAACGGATGAATGTATGGTTTACCCGCCATCTGAAGAAATTTTAGAGAAACAATGGACTGACCTCGGATGTGATGACCGTACCTTTATCGGTTATCTATCCCGGAAAGTAAGAGCAACTGATGTTTGGGGTAATTTCAACGAATGTCGGGATACCCTGTTTGTACGGAAAGAGACCATTGACAGCCTGGTCTGCGGACCGGATACCCTGATCGAATGCACGACCGAAGTGGTCCGCAATGGCAAGACTGTAGAATTGTTGTGGAATACCGGCAAAAACGGCGATACCTACCTGGATGCCGAGGGATATGCCCATCCCTGGCCTACGAATGGATATGGCTATTTCCCGGCGCCTTATCTGAAGAGCACGCAACCAGGACAAGATCCCGGCTATTTATTGCCCCTCCACACGGATGCAGGGCCTGATTTTACCAATACGGGCAAATGCCAGATCGTCTTCGACTACGAAGACCACATCGTGCCTACTTGCGGGAAGTCTTACAAAATCCGCCGGACCTGGCATGTGTACGATTGGTGCGGGCACCGCGATACAACTTGTGTGCAATGGTTCAAGATCACGGATACCACGGCTCCGGTTATTGAGAGTAAATATCTGTACGCAATGGGCAATGAGTGTCCTGATGTGCCGAGAGTACTTCTTGATAAATCGGCAAGCCTGGAAGCTTTGACGGCATGTGCTATCCTTGAAGCCGAGGTAGATCCTCATGACTGTAAGGCAACGGTCATACTACCAGATCCACGTGCCTGGGTCTTGAAAGATTGCGACGATGTGCTGGATGTCTACTATGAGATTGAATACGTAGATCCGACCCATCCGGGAAAGGTGTTGCTGGAATCCGGAAATATCGCAGAAGGGGAGACGGCTCATGTATACCTGCCGGCTGGCTGGCACAACGTAGTATACCACATACGTGACCGGTGCTGGAACGAGACCTTGTTACTGCAGGGCATCAGCGTCTACGACAATACGCCGCCGACACCCGTGTGTGACGAGATCACCCAGGTTACCTTGGACCCGGAAAAATGCTGGGCTCGAGTTTATGCGAAAGATCTGGACGATGGCAGCCACGACAACTGCTGTGATCAGTTGCATTTTGCAGTAGCCAATATGGACAGTGTGATCTACTGGCGCAACTACTGGCAATCCTATTTCAGTTCTTGCCTGGGAGCTTCCGAATACCAGGCCCAAAAGGATGAGTTGAATACTTTTATCGAAGAATGGATCAATGTTTTCGTTTTTGACGATTACATCGATGTTTCGGAATGTGGACGGGAACAATTGGTTCTACGGGTGTATGAGGCCTGTGACCTGCCCTTATACGATCCACATACTTTCTATGGTGGCGAGCACGAATGGTATTGGTACAATCATTCGGTACTGTTTGTAATGCATTACTTGTGGAGACTGGATGAATACATTCATTATGGCGATCCCAGGTTTAACTTTACCTGCGTGGAATCCACGAATGGTACCGATATAGGTACAGATTTACCATTAGGAGCTGTTTTACATCTTTATCAACACATTTATGTCACTCCTGAACTGACTAATTCCGGGTATTCAGAATGCGCTACTTCAGGTCTGCCCAGTTCTACGATCCTTGGGTATTATTTCCCGAAGTTGGAGCAAGCGCATGCAGGTACGGAAATGTCACTATGTACCTGGACGATATCAACAGATGCAGCTAAAGCAGACTGGACCAGTCGGGTTTACGAACCATATCGAACCGAGGCAGAGATCACCGCGAGACTTAATTTGACTACATTGTTTTACACGCCGGTTCGGTACAATGATTGTATGATCGAAGTGATCAAGGACGACAAAACGCCGCCGGTGGTGGTAGCTCCTGAAGATGTGACGGTTTACTGTGACGGTGTACCCTATTGGTGGGAGCTGACGAAGCCTTATGCCGGAGGTACGAAGACAGCGACGGTTAAAGGCCATGGCGCCTCCTTTACGCATGATGTATGTGAAGGAGAAGATGCACTGGCTACGTATTGCGCAGATCCTTACATTTACCCAATAGGAATAAACACTTCAGATGCGCCGGTTGAAGTAACGCAGGTATGCTGCGTAGAGATCCCCTGGGATGGCGGAGACTTCGGCTACTATGGCGGGTCGGTCTGCGGTGAATACAGCTATGCCGGTGGAGTGAACTGCGATGAATACAGCTACTGGTACCACGATCACAATTGGCAGCCCATCTACTGCCGCTTGTGGCTGATGCTGGATAAATACGACAACCCGGATGGTGGACATCCCAATCCGCAAAGCTACTTTGATGAGACGGCGGAAGACTGGGTGATCACGGACAACTGCTGGGCACCGGAAACGGAAGTGGAATACAGTGGCAGCCTGAACGAATGTGGGGTAGGGACGCTGACCAAGACGGTGACAGCTACCGACAAATGTGGCAACACCGCATACGACACTCAGACGCTGTATGTGAAGCCACGCTCCGACTTTGAAGTGATCTTCCCGGCAGATGTGGTGATGAACTGCACCGACCCGGGCAGCCTGGCGGCAGACCGTACGGGAGCAGGTTATCCGGAGATCAGCGACGACGACTGTGAGCTGATCGGGGTGACGTACTCGGATGAGCGTTACGATGTGACGGAAGGCTGTTACAAGATCCTGCGTACCTGGAAGCTGATCGACTGGTGTGTTTATTCACCGGATCTGCACAGCCGCTATCCGGATGTGATCGTCGACGACCGGTTGGTGGCCAGTGAGAGCAGATGCTGCATCCACCGCAATCTGAAGGATGACGGAGATGGTTACATGACGTACTTGCAGGTGATCAAGGTGGTGGATGATGAAGCACCGGTGATCGTATGCAATGAGCTGGAGGAGACCTGCATCCTGGACAACAACTGCGATGCAGCGACGGTACGGTATGAGTTGCTGGCCTCAGGCACAGACAACTGTGCTGCAGCGGATGAGATCCAATACCGCTACACGGTATTGGCCGGAGAGACGACTCCAATAGCTTACGGACAAGGCCATGAATTAACAGCAGAACTGGCGGTAGGCACCTATGGTGTCTGGCTGGTAGGTAAGGACCGTTGTGGGAACGAAGACAGCTGCTACACAACCTTCACGATAAGAGACTGCAAGAACCCTACACCCTATTGTTACCATGGCATCGCTACGGTGGTGATGAGTCCATCGGGCGAAGTGGAAGTATGGGCTACGGACTTTGATGCCGGCAGCTACGACAACTGTACGACAGCCGATAACCTGATCCTGAGCTTCACGGAAGACGGCGAGACACCAAGTATAACCTTCACCTGTGCGGACATCCCGGATGGTCGTTCCCAGGAGATTGAAGTGGAGATCTGGGTGATCGACGAGTCCGGCAACAAGGACTTCTGCACAACGACATTGTTGTTGCAGGACAACACCGGCAATGCCTGCCAGGACAGTAGTCCGTTGACGGAGTCGGGATCCGGAGTAGCATCTCCGGGACAAAAGGTAAAAGGAGAAGGGATAAGGACCCCAGAACTCTATCAGAACACGCCGAACCCATTCAGTGGGGAGACGAAGATCGGATTCTGGTTGCCGGAAAGCATGACGGCCACGCTGAAGATCATGGACGTGACGGGCAAGGAGCTCTACCGGGTGACCGGCAGTTATTC
- a CDS encoding HYR domain-containing protein yields MVLVGQQGLSNRSDAGGGGGSFVVGSGNTPLIVAGGGGGATNNISQCGSNLNGIDASITTSGTASANGLVAGGTGGNGGGASSGSGGGGGGFFTDGTAGTGLANNNGKSFLHGGIGGTGNNNDFGGFGGGGAGWFTGGNGGGGGGYSGGGTSGSQPYSGGGGGGSFNAGTNQVNIAGVQSGNGKVVICWVIVDCDTPSITCPSNITIMANPFACEVPVSYADPTVESDCVPTITRIAGPASGSLLDLGTSVVTFVASNPPANNDTCSFTITVLENGQGQPLQSTGKRAAAGLACHDHVNISLNSDCLRTITARDVLVSGSAGCIDRYNCNVFLPNGLTPIPGATLTYENVGQTLTYVVEDIQSGGKCWGTLKLEDKLGPQIYCQNDTISCLQMSEREDLVMITDLCQPYPTTTDILEKQWTDLGCDDREFIGYLARKVRATDVWGNYAECRDTLFVRKETIDSLVCGPDTLIECTTEVVRNGKTVELLWNAGKNGDTYLDAEGYAHPWPTKGDGYFPAPYLKSTQPGQDPGYLLPLHTDSGPDFTNTGKCQIVFDYEDHIVPTCGKSYKIRRTWHVYDWCGHSDTTCVQWFKITDTQSPQIDPGHLNIFDNLVSSADQIHACDFVPESVIQEARSKQAWLACEVLEAEVDPHDCKATVILSDPRAWVLKDCDDLLDVYYEIEYVDPTHPGKVLLESGNIAEGETGHVYLPAGWHNVVYHIRDRCWNETLLLQAISVYDNTPPVPVCDEITQVTLDPEKCWARVYAKDLDDGSHDNCCDQLHFAVASMDSITYWRQYWEDYYASCLDPYDYHHYNDLIQQTIEEWINVFVFDDYIDVTECGSEQLVLRVYEACDVPVYDPHIFYGGEHEWYWWHLSNNFARWYYWRLNDYIHYGDPRAALTCTAEVLTPALPAAADPVAYNISEWDIPLSIGLCAYPISYLEQHGSFPSGICAYFIPDDAARKEWESRVRSPYPTDVIVLESLSESKRHHFPHLYNDCMIEVRKDDKTPPVVVAPEDVTVYCDGVPYWWELTKPYAGGTKTATVKGHGASFTHDVCEGEDALQTYCSSPDVYPEGKNTSGDLAEGPVCCVEIPWDGGDFGYYGGSVCGEYSYAGGVNCDEYSYWYHDHNWQPIYCRLWLMLDKYDNPDGGHPNPQSYFDETAEDWVITDNCWAPETGVEYSGSLNECGVGTLTKTVTATDKCGNTAYDTQTLYVKPRSDFEVIFPKDVVVNCTDQANLAADRTGAGYPEISDDDCELIGVTYSDERYDVTEGCYKILRTWKLIDWCVYSPDLHSRYPDVIVDDRLVASESRCCIHRNLKDDGDGYMTYLQVIKVIDDEAPVIECNELEETCILDNNCDAATVRYELLASGTDNCAGADEIQYRYTVLADETTPVAYGQGHELTAELAVGTYGVWLVGKDRCGNEDSCYTTFTIRDCKNPTPYCYHGIATVVMSPSGEVEVWATDFDAGSYDNCTTADNLILSFTEDGETPSIIFTCADIPDGRSQEIEVEIWVIDESGNKDFCTTTLLLQDNSGNACQDSSPLTESGSGVASPGQKVKGEGIKTPELYQNTPNPFSGETKIGFWLPESMTATLRVMDVTGKELYRMSGTYSGGSHLITLEAGSIPEVKGVLFYQLETERGVLNKRMVKVD; encoded by the coding sequence ATGGTTTTGGTTGGTCAGCAAGGACTTTCAAACCGCTCCGATGCCGGTGGCGGTGGTGGTTCATTTGTAGTGGGCTCCGGCAATACACCTTTGATCGTTGCGGGCGGTGGTGGTGGAGCCACCAATAATATTTCGCAATGCGGTTCCAATCTCAATGGTATTGATGCATCCATCACTACAAGCGGAACAGCCAGTGCGAATGGACTGGTGGCCGGAGGAACAGGTGGAAATGGTGGTGGTGCAAGTTCAGGATCTGGCGGCGGTGGTGGCGGATTTTTTACCGATGGAACAGCCGGAACAGGGCTTGCAAACAATAATGGAAAATCATTCTTACATGGTGGCATTGGCGGTACTGGGAATAACAACGATTTTGGCGGATTTGGTGGTGGTGGTGCCGGATGGTTTACCGGTGGGAATGGCGGCGGCGGCGGAGGATATTCCGGTGGTGGTACCAGTGGTTCTCAACCCTATAGCGGCGGTGGCGGCGGTGGCTCTTTTAATGCCGGAACAAACCAGGTGAATATTGCAGGTGTTCAAAGCGGTAATGGAAAAGTGGTTATTTGTTGGGTCATTGTGGATTGCGACACACCTAGCATTACGTGCCCATCAAATATTACGATTATGGCCAATCCGTTTGCCTGTGAGGTGCCAGTGAGTTATGCTGACCCAACAGTGGAAAGTGATTGTGTACCAACAATAACCCGCATAGCAGGACCGGCTTCAGGAAGCCTTCTGGATCTTGGAACTTCTGTTGTGACGTTTGTGGCCAGTAATCCGCCTGCAAATAACGATACTTGCTCCTTTACGATCACCGTTTTGGAGAACGGTCAGGGCCAGCCCCTCCAATCCACGGGTAAACGAGCTGCAGCAGGATTGGCCTGTCACGATCATGTCAACATCAGCCTGAACAGTGACTGCCTGCGGACGATCACCGCAAGGGATGTGCTGGTAAGCGGTAGCGCTGGCTGCATCGATCGCTACAATTGCAATGTATTTTTGCCGAATGGATTAACCCCGATTCCTGGAGCTACCCTGACATACGAGAACGTCGGTCAGACCTTGACCTATGTGGTCGAAGACATTCAATCGGGTGGCAAATGCTGGGGTACGTTGAAGCTGGAAGACAAACTGGGCCCACAAATTTATTGTCAGAACGATACGATCAGCTGCCTGCAGATGAGCGAGCGGGAAGACCTGGTGATGATCACGGATCTTTGCCAGCCCTACCCGACGACGACAGATATCCTGGAGAAGCAGTGGACGGATCTGGGTTGTGATGACCGGGAATTCATTGGTTACCTGGCACGGAAAGTAAGAGCCACCGACGTGTGGGGCAATTACGCCGAATGCCGGGATACGCTGTTTGTACGCAAGGAGACCATTGACAGCCTGGTCTGTGGTCCGGATACGCTGATCGAATGCACGACCGAAGTGGTCCGCAATGGCAAGACCGTGGAATTATTGTGGAATGCCGGCAAAAACGGCGATACCTATCTGGATGCCGAGGGTTATGCCCATCCGTGGCCGACAAAAGGAGATGGCTATTTCCCGGCTCCCTATCTGAAGAGTACGCAACCAGGACAAGATCCCGGATATTTATTGCCTCTTCATACCGATAGTGGTCCGGATTTCACGAATACCGGCAAATGCCAGATTGTCTTTGACTATGAAGATCACATTGTTCCTACCTGTGGCAAATCCTATAAAATCCGCCGGACCTGGCATGTTTACGACTGGTGCGGCCACAGCGATACGACTTGTGTGCAATGGTTCAAGATCACGGACACGCAGTCACCACAGATTGACCCGGGCCATTTGAACATCTTCGATAACCTGGTGAGTTCAGCGGATCAGATCCACGCATGTGACTTTGTTCCGGAGTCGGTGATCCAGGAAGCCAGAAGTAAGCAGGCCTGGTTGGCGTGTGAGGTGCTGGAAGCAGAAGTGGATCCGCACGATTGCAAAGCAACGGTTATCCTGTCTGATCCACGGGCCTGGGTTCTCAAAGATTGTGATGATCTCCTTGATGTCTACTACGAGATCGAATATGTTGATCCGACCCATCCGGGGAAGGTGTTGCTGGAATCTGGAAATATCGCTGAAGGGGAGACGGGTCATGTTTACCTGCCAGCTGGGTGGCATAATGTAGTGTACCACATCCGTGACCGGTGCTGGAACGAAACATTGTTGTTGCAGGCCATCAGCGTGTACGACAATACCCCACCGGTGCCGGTATGCGACGAGATCACCCAGGTGACCCTGGATCCGGAAAAATGCTGGGCCCGCGTTTATGCGAAAGATCTGGATGATGGGAGCCATGACAACTGTTGCGACCAGCTGCATTTTGCTGTTGCCAGCATGGACTCGATCACCTACTGGCGTCAATACTGGGAGGATTATTATGCTTCCTGCCTGGATCCCTACGATTATCATCATTACAATGATCTCATTCAACAGACCATTGAAGAATGGATTAATGTCTTTGTGTTTGACGATTACATTGATGTGACGGAATGCGGGAGCGAGCAATTGGTGTTGCGGGTGTATGAAGCTTGCGATGTACCGGTGTATGATCCGCATATCTTCTATGGTGGAGAACACGAATGGTATTGGTGGCATCTTTCAAACAATTTTGCCCGCTGGTATTACTGGCGACTGAATGACTACATTCATTATGGAGATCCTCGCGCTGCATTGACTTGTACGGCTGAAGTCCTAACGCCGGCTTTGCCTGCTGCTGCGGATCCGGTTGCTTACAACATCAGCGAATGGGATATACCGCTAAGCATCGGATTATGTGCCTATCCCATCAGTTATCTGGAACAACATGGCAGCTTCCCATCGGGAATCTGTGCTTACTTTATTCCGGATGATGCGGCAAGGAAGGAATGGGAGTCAAGAGTGCGTAGCCCATATCCAACTGATGTTATTGTATTGGAAAGTCTGTCGGAAAGTAAACGGCATCATTTCCCCCACCTGTACAACGACTGCATGATCGAAGTACGTAAAGATGATAAGACGCCACCGGTGGTGGTAGCTCCTGAAGATGTGACAGTGTACTGTGACGGTGTTCCCTACTGGTGGGAACTGACGAAGCCCTATGCCGGAGGTACGAAGACAGCCACGGTTAAAGGCCATGGCGCCTCCTTTACGCATGATGTATGTGAAGGAGAAGATGCCTTACAGACTTATTGTTCCAGTCCGGACGTGTACCCGGAGGGGAAAAATACATCCGGAGACCTTGCTGAAGGGCCTGTATGCTGTGTGGAGATCCCCTGGGATGGCGGAGACTTCGGCTACTACGGAGGCTCGGTCTGCGGGGAATACAGCTATGCCGGTGGGGTGAACTGTGATGAATACAGTTACTGGTATCACGATCACAACTGGCAGCCCATCTACTGTCGGCTTTGGCTGATGCTGGATAAATACGACAACCCGGACGGTGGACATCCGAACCCGCAAAGTTACTTTGATGAGACGGCGGAAGACTGGGTGATCACGGACAACTGCTGGGCTCCGGAAACGGGAGTGGAATACAGTGGCAGCCTGAACGAATGTGGGGTAGGGACGCTGACCAAGACGGTGACGGCTACCGACAAATGTGGCAACACCGCGTACGACACGCAGACCCTGTATGTCAAGCCACGCTCCGACTTTGAGGTGATCTTCCCGAAAGATGTGGTGGTGAACTGCACAGACCAGGCCAATTTGGCGGCAGACCGCACGGGAGCGGGTTATCCGGAGATCAGCGACGACGACTGTGAGCTGATCGGGGTGACGTACTCGGATGAGCGCTACGATGTGACGGAAGGCTGCTACAAGATCTTAAGGACGTGGAAGCTGATCGACTGGTGTGTTTATTCACCGGATCTGCACAGCCGCTATCCGGATGTGATCGTCGACGACCGGTTGGTAGCGAGTGAAAGCAGATGCTGCATCCACCGCAACCTGAAGGATGACGGAGATGGTTACATGACCTATCTGCAGGTGATCAAGGTGATCGACGACGAAGCGCCGGTGATCGAGTGCAATGAGCTGGAAGAGACCTGCATCCTGGACAACAACTGCGATGCAGCGACGGTACGGTATGAGTTGCTGGCTTCAGGCACGGACAACTGTGCTGGAGCGGATGAGATCCAGTACCGCTACACGGTATTGGCCGATGAGACCACTCCGGTAGCTTACGGACAAGGCCATGAATTAACAGCAGAACTGGCGGTAGGCACCTATGGTGTCTGGCTGGTGGGTAAGGATCGTTGTGGGAACGAGGACAGTTGTTACACAACCTTCACGATAAGAGACTGCAAGAACCCTACACCCTATTGTTACCATGGCATCGCTACGGTGGTGATGAGTCCATCGGGCGAAGTGGAGGTCTGGGCTACGGACTTTGATGCGGGCAGCTACGACAACTGTACGACAGCCGACAACCTGATCCTGAGCTTTACGGAAGACGGCGAGACACCAAGCATAATATTCACCTGTGCAGACATCCCGGATGGTCGTTCACAGGAGATTGAAGTGGAGATCTGGGTGATCGACGAGTCCGGCAACAAGGACTTCTGCACGACGACGTTGTTGCTGCAGGACAACAGTGGCAATGCCTGCCAGGACAGTAGTCCGTTGACGGAGTCGGGATCCGGAGTAGCATCTCCGGGACAAAAGGTAAAAGGAGAAGGGATCAAGACGCCAGAGCTGTACCAGAACACGCCGAACCCATTCAGTGGAGAGACGAAGATCGGATTCTGGCTGCCGGAGAGCATGACGGCGACCCTGCGGGTGATGGACGTGACGGGTAAGGAGCTCTACAGGATGAGTGGGACCTATTCAGGTGGTAGTCATTTGATCACCCTGGAAGCTGGTAGTATTCCAGAAGTGAAAGGCGTGTTGTTCTATCAGCTGGAAACGGAAAGAGGCGTATTGAATAAACGAATGGTCAAGGTGGATTAA